The Procambarus clarkii isolate CNS0578487 chromosome 39, FALCON_Pclarkii_2.0, whole genome shotgun sequence region cacacacacacacacacacacacacacacacacacacacacacacacacaggcttaaTTATATTACTGAAAGCAGACAGCAAGAGCAAAGTACACAGCCTTAGAGAGTTTTATCACTAGTGGCAGACAGCAAGTGCAACACACACAAGCTTCCACAAGTCCCCGTCAATAGAGTGAGTTTGAAGGTAAGTGGCCACAGCTGTTGACGCAATAAACACAGAGTCTGTCGTAATGTTGACTCACCTTCCAAAACTCTTCCCAACATATATTGCTCAAGAGAATCACTCACAAACATCTTTCGGATTTCTGGAGATTGTATATTTAACATGTAATATTTAAAGTGGTGCTTCTACAAGCTTCTTATAGATGTGTTCAAGTTACCTCTCAACAAATGTCTCATTCCAGCCGTAGCAAACTATTGACATTATTTAATCGCTAACTTCTTCACTCAGTTTAAGGGTAAATTTCTGTCGACTATATGGAGACTATAGGAACAATATAATAGTGAAGTATGGGAAATATAGAGAGAAGACAACAATGATATTGAAGGAAAATGGGGACAAAATGTTTATAGAACATATAAACTTAGGAGTAAAATATCTATCTCTCCTGAAGTTAATATCTGTctattcacacagaaatcacaatagcgtgatatatcataaGAACAAATCCTCGAcgaccttgatgagggttcgaacttacgcccgggatgatccaAGCGCCGCCTTAGTTGACTGCACCACGACATatcaaagaattgcaaccgggagttctacTGACTTCACTcggatcctgtagcctctccgaaacacaaaccagggttttacacaattcccctccccccccccccatgttcccgggctctgtcaacaagctattctacggcccttgtggatttgttcatttaatatctGTCTGTTTGCTTGTCAATCTGTCAGTTGGTCTGTTCGTGGATGGAGACAGACGCTTGGGGATAGACTCACAAAACTTTACAGAATGACTGATCTCTGACCAGAGGCTAGACGCTCGTAGGGGTCTTGCCCTTTTGCATGAAATTGCAAAAATCGTACAAACTTCTAGTCATGTACTAAGATTACTTGAATGAAGTAAAAGTAGTGAAGAGGAGagaaggcggtgaagggtagaAAAGTTGATGAAAGATGTGAATATGTTAATGGGTAGTGAAGGTGTTAAAGAAGACGGAAGGTAATTTAGGGCATAGAATGGAGTGAACGGTAGGGATGGAGGCACAGGAGAGGCAAGGCGTGAGCAGTTAAGATCGTTACAAAGTAAAAAATAGTTTATAGAGAAGATGGACAAGTTTAAGAAGacagtgagtagtgaagatggtcacGGTTATAAAAATAGTTATGAAGATGGTTACCGTGGTGAAGATAGTTATGATGATGATTACAGTGATACAGATAGTTATGCAGATGGTTACGGTGATAAAGATAGTTATGGTGGTTACAGTGACAAAGATAGTTATGCAGATGGTTAGAGTGATAAAGATAGTTATGGTGGTTACAGTGACAAAGATAGTTATGAAGATGGTGATAAAGATAGAATGTACTGAAGATATGGCATATTTCACCCCGAGCAAAGCCGGGAACCCTCTCTAGTACATTATATAAATTACTGCAAGGAAGGAATGATAACAAAGGGGAATAAATAGAATATCAACtgatgatgaatggggaatatgaggAGTAAACAGATCTGATACATACTTAGAGAACAATATACTTGTGGTTACTTCAGAATTATGAAACTCTTAATGAGAAAGACCAAGCACGGCCCAGGAGCTGGAGGCTGGTCGAGGTACCAGGTGCTGAAGACTGGTCGACGTACTAGGTGCTGGAGGCTTGTCGAGGAACCAGGTGATGGAGGCTGGTTGAGGTACCAGGTGCTGGAGGCTGGTCGAGAAACCAGGTTCTGAAGGCTGGTCCCAGTACCAGGTGCTGGAAGCTGGTCGAAATACTAGGTGCTGGAGGCTGGTCGAGGAACCAGGTGCTGGAGGCTCGTCGAGGAACCAGGTGCTGGAGGCTGGTTGAGGTACCAGGTGCTGGAGGCTGGTTGAGGTACCAGGTGCTGGAGGCTGGTCGAGGAACCAGGTGCTGGAGGCTggtcgaggttatcttgaaatgatttcgggatttagcgtccccgcggcccagtcctcgaccaggcctcctttttttttgttacacacccccacgaagcagcccgtagcagctgtctaactcccaggtgcctattaactgctaggttaacaggggCACCAATGTGAaacaacccggaaccacaggactacgaatccgaagcgctgttcactcagctgacATGTCCCTGGAGGTACCAGGTGCTGGAGGCTGGTCGAGGAACCAGGTGCTGGAGGCTGGTTGAGGTACCAGGTGCTGGAGGCTGGTCGAGGTACCAGGTGCTGAAGGCTGGTCCCGGTACCAGGTGCTGGAAGCTGGTCGAAATACTAGGTGCTGGAGGCTGGTCGAGGAACCAGGTGCTGGAGGCTGGTCGAGGAACCAGGTGCTGGAGGCTCGTCGAGGAACCAGGTGCTGGAGGCTCGTCGAGGAACCAGGTGCTGGAGGCGGGTCGAGGAACCAGGTGCTGGAGGCTGGTCGAGGAACCAGGTGCTGGAGGCTGGTCGAGGAACCAGGTGCTGGAGGCTGGTCGAGGAACCAGGTGCTGGAGGCGGGTCGAGGAACCAGGTGCTGGAGGCTGGTCGAGGAACCAGGTGCTGGAGGCTCGTCGAGGAACCAGGTGCTGGAGGCTGGTCGAGGAACCAGGTGCTGGAGGCTGGTCGAGGAACCAGGTGCTGGAGGCTGGTCGAGGAACCAGGTGCTGGAAGCTGGTCGAGGAACCAGGTGCTGGAGGCTCGTCGAGGAACCAGGTGCTGGAGGCTGGTCGAGGAACCAGGTGCTGGAGGCTGGTCGAGGAACCAGGTGCTGGAAGCTGGTCGAGGAACCAGGTGCTGGAGGCTGGTCGAGGTACCAGGTGCTGGAGACTGGTCGAGGTACCAGGTGCTGGAGACTGGTCGAGGTACCAGGTGCTGGTGGCTGGTCGAGGTACCAAGTGCTGGAGGCTGGTCGAGGTACCAGGTGCTGGTGACTGGTTGAGGTACCAGGTGCTGGAGGCTGGTCGAGGTAACAGCTGCTGGAGGCTGGTCGAGGTACCAGGTGCTGGAGgctggttaaggtaccaggtgcTGGAGACTGGTCGAGGTACCAGGCGCTGGAGACTGGTTGAGGTACCAAGTGCTGGAGACTGGTCGAGGTACCAGGTGCTGGAGACTGGTCGAGGTACCAGCTGCTGGTGACTGGTTGAGGTACCAGGTGCTGGAGGCTGGTCGAGGTACCAGGCGCTGGAGATTGGTCGAGGTACCAGGTGCTGGTGactggttaaggtaccaggtgcTGGAGGCTGGTCGAGGTACCAGGCGCTGGAGACTGGTTGAGGTACCAGGTGCTGGAGGCTGGTTGAGGTACCAGGTGCTGGAGGCTGGTTGAGGTACCAGGTGCTGGAGGCTGGTCGAGGAACCAGGTGCTGGAGGCTggtcgaggttatcttgaaatgatttcgggatttagcgtccccgcggcccagtcctcgaccaggcctcctttttttttgttacacacccccacgaagcagcccgtagcagctgtctaactcccaggtgcctattaactgctaggttaacaggggCACCAATGTGAaacaacccggaaccacaggactacgaatccgaagcgctgttcactcagctgacATGTCCCCGGAGGTACCAGGTGCTGGAGGCTGGTCGAGGAACCAGGTGCTGGAGGCTGGTTGAGGTACCAGGTGCTGGAGGCTGGTCGAGGTACCAGGTGCTGAAGGCTGGTCCCGGTACCAGGTGCTGGAAGCTGGTCGAAATACTAGGTGCTGGAGGCTGGTCGAGGAACCAGGTGCTGGAGGCTGGTCGAGGAACCAGGTGCTGGAGGCTGGTCGAGGAACCAGGTGCTGGAGGCGGGTCGAGGAACCAGGTGCTGGAGGCTGGTCGAGGAACCAGGTGCTGGAGGCTGGTCGAGGAACCAGGTGCTGGAGGCTGGTCGAGGAACCAGGTGCTGGAGGCGGGTCGAGGAACCAGGTGCTGGAGGCTGGTCGAGGAACCAGGTGCTGGAGGCTCGTCGAGGAACCAGGTGCTGGAGGCTGGTCGAGGAACCAGGTGCTGGAGGCTGGTCGAGGAACCAGGTGCTGGAGGCTGGTCGAGGAACCAGGTGCTGGAAGCTGGTCGAGGAACCAGATGCTGGAGGCTCGTCGAGGAACCAGGTGCTGGAAGCTGGTCGAGGAACCAGGTGCTGGAGGCTGGTCGAGGTACCAGGTGCTGGAGACTGGTCGAGGTACCAGGTGCTGGAGACTGGTCGAGGTACCAGGTGCTGGTGGCTGGTCGAGGTACCAGGTGCTGGAGGCTGGTCGAGGTACCAGGTGCTGGTGACTGGTCGAGGTACCAGGTGCTGGAGGCTGGTCGAGGTACCAGGTGCTGGTGACTGGTTGAGGTACCAGGTGCTGGAGGCTGGTCGAGGTAACAGCTGCTGGAGGCTGGTCGAGGTACCAGGTGCTGGAGgctggttaaggtaccaggtgcTGGAGACTGGTCGAGGTACCAGGCGCTGGAGACTGGTTGAGGTACCAGGTGCTGGAGGCTGGTCGAGGTACCAGGTGCTGGAGACTGGTCGAGGTACCAGCTGCTGGTGACTGGTTGAGGTACCAGGTGCTGGAGGCTGGTCGAGGTACCAGGCGCTGGAGATTGGTCGAGGTACCAGGTGCTGGTGactggttaaggtaccaggtgcTGGAGGCTGGTCGAGGTACCAGGCGCTGGAGACTGGTTGAGGTACCAGGTGCTGGTGACTGGTTGAGGTACCAGGTGCTGGAGGCTGGTCGAGGTAACAGGTGCTGGAGGCTGGTCGAGGTACCAGGTGCTGGAGGCTGGTCGAGGTACCAGGTGCTGGAGGCTGGTCGAGGTACTAGTTGCTGGAGGCTGGTCGAGGTACCAGGTGCTGGAGgctggttaaggtaccaggtgcTGGAGGCTGGTCAAGGTACTAGGTGCTGGAGACTGGTCGAGGTACCAGGTGCTGGAGGCTGGTCGAGGTACCAGGTGCTGAAGACTGGTCGAGgtaactcaaacagaaaacggaacagtacgtcacatttgtgagtcgatttcatttcaaattacgtccaaatttggccatagcgcacatacgatcgaaaagtgacgttatttttaagaggacgggttgaccagGTGCTGGATGCTGTTCTTATTAAGGCCGTGTCCGTATTGGTGCTCAATGGTGCCCTTGCTTTGAAGCATCTGATAAATACCAACAAAAATATTAACATCGTGTCCTCGTCTTTGTGCCCAAGAGGTGAGAGTTGAGGTGCGTCACAGGGCTGACTCTACACAACATTTTGACTTGTGATGACTTGCTTGTCATTTTCAGTTGCAACCTGTTTAATACCTGAAGACTCTCATCTCGTTTGCATATTTTCGATGAAAGTCATGTAATTTCCCAGGTGCAACAATGTGTGGTGTACTCGTTTTTATCTTATACTTTTTTAGCAGTacctggccacgcgttgctgtggttccCTGTCCCCCCGTGCTCCCCGccattcccccccctcacccgtctcttcGGGCTCCtaaacattccccactccaccgtcccctcgtcctcccccaccattccccactccactatcccctcttccttcccaccatgccccactccttcAAAAGGGCACTCCATGCCCTTTTGCTTCCCAACAGCAAAAAGGGACATTCTCCATCCCCTCGTCTCCACCATCTCAAACTTACCCgtaccctcgtccttccccaccatttccccctcccttgtccctttgtcctccccaccatctctcacttccgtcccctagtcatccccactattccccacccCCTGGGCTGATACCTTCTGAAATGGTCTGAtgatcccatcagaaaattaggaacatcaagtgatctgatgttcccatcactgaaatataagaaaaacagttaaaaaatgaaattaaaatatgaaaaaaactatactctcgaaatgaacggtatggtaaacaacacagctcaattccaacgcaattcacacaaaataattaaattaaaatgaaaataaatctaaatcaatgaaaattcaattcatcagtgcaatcagaaacattgaaatggaattgtaacatatttagtattgcatgtgtgttgctcttacaagcaacagatggcgctgtttttcaagaagagCATAGTTTTacgtgtcacaggtgtggcatctatacttatacttacacaatgaacggtatggtaagcaacacagctcaattccaacataatgtcacacaaaataataaaataaaaaataaaataaaccaaaatctatataaataaaatttatcaaagcAATCAGAATCATTGAAATGGATtttgtgacatatttagaatagcatgcatgttgctattgtgtgcaacagatggcgctgtttttcaaaaacgcatgattttacctgtcagaggagtggcatctatatagtatgtatagataaagacgcgcctattcaaatgcaacgttgtgtcaaaatttcaaagcaatcggtgaagaactttcggagattacagtgtgtgttgctcttacgtccaacagatggcactgttttttaaaaaaatagcatgttttttcctgtcacaggtgaggcatgtatgtagtagatataaaatgacacgcctatttgaatgcaatgttgtgtcaaaatttccaaACAATCAGTaaaaaggtttcgaagatttccctcacttgaaacacatgaaaaaaagcatgttttttccgtcacagaagtgacatctatatagtctatataaataaaaatggaaatgttcgtttgttcaaaatcgctaatctccgaaagttcttcacagattggtttgaaattttcacacaacgttccattcgaatccgagcgggtttttatatacatactacatagatgtcatgtctgtagagagaaaaaaacatgtttttttttttaaactgtgtttttcgtcttcgaaaccactttaccgattgctttgaaattgtgatacaacgttgcattcgaataggcaagtgtttttatatacctactatatacatgcctcatctgagacaagaattaaaaaaaaaaaaaacgtcatGTGTTGGACGAAAGAACAACAAATGCTgtaaatctccgaaagttcttcaccgattgctttgaaattttgacacaactttccaTTCAAATTCGCACATGtttttgtatacctactatatagatacaacacctgtgacaggtaaaaacatgtttgtttttttaaacaacactCTGTTGCTTGCATGAGCATCAAATGCtatcctaaatatgttacgattccatttcaatatttcccattgcattgataaattgaattttcatagatctcgatttattttcattttgatttaattattaatgtgggacattgcgttggaattgagctgtattgtttaccataccgttcacttcatgagtatagtttattttttctattttttcattgtttttcatttgttttaactgttcttatttttcagtgatgggaacatcagatcacttagtGGTCGTAATATTCTGATGGGAAtaccagatcatttgggaatgcatcggacaagggagtagGGAATGACGGAGAGGTCGTTGGGACATGAGAGGGGGATGGCGGGGACAacgatgggacaggggaggagggggtaatggtggggagcaaGAGGACACGGGGGAGTTGAGGATGGTGGGAacgtggggaggggggaaagatgtgggaatggagaatggtggggaggacaaggggacagataactcaagacaggggagtggggaaggaagaggggacaggggaggggagggggcaatGGTAGGAAGGACGATGGGATGTGGGGGAGTgggagaatagtggggaggacgaggggatggtggatcttgaggttatcttgagatgatttcggggctttttagtgtcccgtggcccggtcctcgaccaggactccacccccaggaagcagcctgtgacagctgactaacacccaggtacctatttactgctaggtaacagggacatagggtgaaagaaactctgcccattgtttctcgccggcgcctgagatctaaccaaggaccacaggatcacaagtccagcgtgctgtccgctcggccgaccggctccctattggattggggaatggtggggagggcgaggggatgatggagtgggggatggtggggaagacatggggatgggggaggggagaatggtgggggaggacgaggggataggggagtggagaatggttgggaggatgaggggacagaggagtggggaatggttgggaggacgagggggcggTGGAGCagaggatggtggggaagacatagggactggggaggggggaatggtggggatgacgaggggaggggggagtggagaatggttgggaggacgaggggaaagaggagtggggaatggttgggaggacgatgggacggggatggggtgaatggttgggaggaGTGAGTGACAGGGGAAAGCTTACTGTGGTTCAGcttcgcacatgcgttgctgagccacagcaacgcgtggccgggtacagctagtatgtatataaaaacctgcttggatgcgaatgaaacattgtgtggaaatttcaaagcaataggtgaagaactttcggagattagcgattttgaacaaacgaacatttccatttttatttatatagatgtaatCTTTTTTGGCTGACTTTGGTTTGCGAATTATCTAGAGTGTAAGCATCTCACACGAGTACTTTCCTCAGGACCTCGTTCTCTTCCCATACAAAGTTCTTTCAGGCCTTCACTGGGAACTATAGCACCTCCTTACTGCGTACAATAGGCATTGATTTAGTCCTTTTGATTGAGATTCCTATTACGAAGAATCTTTATTGATTCTTGACATATATTATACAAAGTCTAATCTGTAATGAATGGGATTGTCAAGACGCCCTAGCGTCTTCTGTGGTCTCTAACGTGCAGTTTCTTTCATGATAACTAACGAGTCTCTATGTCAATTTCAAGTTCAAAAGCGGAACTACTGCCAAAACACTTTCAGTACATTAGGTGGGATTGCCTCCTGAAGCATTCATGGGATTCTACTGCAGAAGTCAAAAATAATTTTTAATATATGAATTTAAGAACCTGCAGAAGATCTATTGGGCCATGAAAGACAGCTTATATTAAACTACATAATATGCTTAACCTTCGCTTGAATTAATTTAGCTATTTCAACGTCACTTATATTATTCATCCACAAAATTCAGTCCAACttttaatctaaacttatccaactaTATTTCATTATCACCCGTTCTAATATTggtgatttatttattttcttattaaTATCCCTAATGTTACACCCTTTCAAAATGTCAATTGAACTTTCTTAATATCTCTTCGTAAAGAATGGTACCATTCTCAGGATAAGTTTGTCGTCCTTCTCTGGACACGTTCAAGCAAGTTTATGTTCATTCTATGTAACAGTTTCCAAAACTAAACTGCTTCAAATATCAAGCTACAGTAACTATTATAATGCTACATGTTAATATTTATCATAATATCATACCAAGGGAGCATCATACTCCCTTGAAGCTTGATGGCCCCTTGCTCCCGTGTACTCTGGATATGCCTGCACCTGTATTGTAAACGTTGGTACCTTAGTGTACCTCATAGGGTAAACTACCTCTTTTATTTAGTGTCATTTAGTAAGTTTGTTAAGTTTATTTTATTACTAATCATGACCCTTCATTTTTCTGTTCCACTTTTCATCTCTCTgtgattattttt contains the following coding sequences:
- the LOC138372623 gene encoding mucin-1-like, translating into MVGKDEGTVSSAWYLDQPPAPGTLTSHQHLVPRPISSAWYLDQPPAPGTSTSHQQLVPRPVSSTWYLDQPPAPGTSTSLQRLVPRPVSSTWYLNQPPAPGTSTSLQQLLPRPASSTWYLNQSPAPGTSTSLQHLVPRPVTSTWYLDQPPAPGTSTSHQHLVPRPVSSTWYLDQSPAPGTSTSLQHLVPRPASSTWFLDEPPASGSSTSFQHLVPRPASSTWFLDQPPAPGSSTSLQHLVPRRASSTWFLDQPPAPGSSTRLQHLVPRPASSTWFLDQPPAPGSSTSLQHLVPRPASSTWFLDQPPAPGSSTSLQHLVPRPASSTYLQHLVPRPASSTWYLNQPPAPGTSTSLQHLVPQPVSSAWYLDQPPAPGTLTSHQHLVPRPISSAWYLDQPPAPGTSTSHQQLVPRPVSSTWYLDQSPALGTSTSLQRLVPRPVSSTWYLNQPPAPGTSTSLQQLLPRPASSTWYLNQSPAPGTSTSLQHLVPRPATSTWYLDQSPAPGTSTSLQHLVPRPASSTWFLDQLPAPGSSTSLQHLVPRPASSTWFLDEPPAPGSSTSFQHLVPRPASSTWFLDQPPAPGSSTSLQHLVPRRASSTWFLDQPPAPGSSTRLQHLVPRPASSTWFLDQPPAPGSSTSLQHLVPRPASSTWFLDEPPAPGSSTSLQHLVPRPASSTWFLDQPPAPSISTSFQHLVPGPAFSTWYLDQPPAPGTSTSLQHLVPRPASSTWYLQGHVS